Within the Pieris napi chromosome 10, ilPieNapi1.2, whole genome shotgun sequence genome, the region tttgcaaataaataaacgagaCAAAACATCGATATTTTAACGCATTTTCGCATATTATAGTTAAGatttagttttacatttttgaagtgaaacccCGGTTGCGTGATTgctaaataattactattaatataggtgatcagcttttgAGCCTAAAACCCTTaacaacaaatttatatttaatatcgaCATTAATGaggtaaaaaaaactgtagGTAGGTAAAAAACAGTGTCcgaaatgaataatttttggTAATCTTCAGATTTactttagaattttttttcaggATACTTGGCGACTTAGAAGCAAGCAAGTGATGGGAGCGAGAGCAAACCTTTAAAAGGTCCAGTCCAGACGTAACTTTTATGATGATCCTTATATAAGTATAAGACATTCCTTTATGTGAAAACATTTTGTGGTTACGGTATATAGATGTCGCTCATAAATTCTATTGCTGCCATTTCCTTTGGCCGTTAAACTTCGTTCAATGATATTTCTGTCGACATTTGACTATCTTAAAAGAGAAACCGTATTTGGAACTAAACGGGAACACGAATTTCTATAGTCTATACTAATTGTGTGAATAGAAACCACGCCACAATGGTAAGTCAGTAGGTACTGTTCCGGGTTAGTATCGTCCTGTGTCGATATTTTTATCGAGCGgcaataactattttaatacaagAATTATTCACCCATATATAGTAATTTCAGAGATTTTTATTAGAGTCATTTTACACTTTTAATATGCTTAAGTAATTGGTAATAATATGGTAATGGGTAGTTGGtagattgattaatttttacagtattaaatgttgtttttgaAAACCAGAAATTGTGACCAATTTGTATTACCGTCACAAAAACTAATACGAAAACTcctgtttctttaataaataacaaatatcttattctttaaaaaaaatcgacgcTTTCGGCTTTCAAAAActgattttattgtaattttacgTGTGTAAGGCTGTATAATTTTGATGTAAATTGCCTTTTATGTAATCAATTTTACGATGGGATTTGGGGACgccacaaatatattatttaaaaaatgatattaagatttatactatgttatttttaattaatggatATGGTGCAATAATAAGCTGTATTATGATATTAACTGTGATAGTTTGgtgtttttatgaattatatatagtgttaaaatataaagactTGACAGTTAAACATGTACTTTGactagaaatatatttaaatatttttcacctGGGTGATATTATGAATAACAAGAAAACACattgtactaaaatacatttattaataaatctatgGTTTGGtcttgattattttattattaatactctGTCAATAATTACactattgaattattataaattatcttaTTCATATATTAGCTGATTAtcccttttatttatattatatatttgtattaattatatctaaCTATTTTGGtagacaattttaatattttgttacataaattttactgGCAACCAATTTGgatatatttcaatatatcaAACTCAAACTTGGCGGCTGTACATGCCAGAGACATCACAAGCGAGGATGTATACAATGTCGCGTTTTTTTGGACCCCAATCATAAGGTTATAATATAACGAGAGTGTACAGCCGccataacatttaatttcgTAAGTTACGTTTACACTACTTGATTCTAAGCTTAAAAAGACTGCTTTCAATaaaaagcattaaaaataaatttatacacaAAGTGTAtcttattcaattaataaaatgagcATTCAACCTCCAACTAGAGCACCATACAAATAACAGATGGCGCCTGTTCATGGAACCAACGCCATCTTTCGTGGAAGACGGTTAACTTATTCTATAGAAAGTAGAAACTGAGGTTATAAAACTGCAATAAATAGATTACATGAATATATAAGAGGGCTTCGTATATAAATGGTATATTGGACATAAAAGGGAGTCAAGAAAAATACTGATGAGAGAATTAATTAAGGAAAATAggataagattttttttaaattatattacataaagaTGAATAAGAATTTGGGGAGCCCGTCATGCACGATAATTATGTAACCGTCAaagcaaataataataaattataattataatagacaAACTATAATAGACATGACATAGACAAATTATAATAGacatgaaaataaaactcttaaTTAATGGTATGAACGAAGTTTGATTTATTAGGACAGAAACAGTTAATTCACTTGAAAAGTGAGGTGGCCATAGACATGAAAATTCTATATTGAGGAAGACAGTTACTCTAAAACCATTAAAATcaaactataatttttaagactaagccagtttaaataaaagtaatataattttttgtatgtagaATATAACCTCAGTCCACCGCAAGAAAGTTAAACACATATGCCTTATTATACAGCGTTATATACAACACGTACACATTCAAATATAGCAAGATGCCATCTGAGCAGTCGAATGAATGTGTACTTGCCTCAtccaaaatatattgttattgaattaaaagCATTAGATGCGCGAGTAGCGCCATCTAGTTTACCGGGTCGAATTTGTAATACCACCGGAGGGGCAAAAATACTAAACAggtaattttactaaaagcaaactttatttaacgctgtattaattaattaattgtggGTCGTATTGTGAACTAATACGTGTTGGAAGAAATAGGTTTACATAACCAATAGTTAATAGGACTAATGCATAATGTTATCGACATATGTCGATCGAAAtgtcataaaatataagtaaatttaattttacttttattaataaatattgaccCGCGTAATGCAGTTTTTAGTCGTATTAAATCagatataaaatcaaatttgttAAGTTCTCATATATAATGCTTTTAATGGGACATATTGTTTTCTATATCTtcaaatacagtattttgTAAGTAATTATCTATAGTTGTCGTAGCCTACGAGTATCAAACAATGGAGCACGCGTTGAAATCGTTTGTTTCAAAGAAGACACAGAAGTGAGCGCATTTTATAACGAAAAAGGGGATCAGACTGGAGATGTAAACCTTATGTTTGTTACTGGCAACTTTTACCAAAAAGAAGTTGATGTCATTGGCGCTCAAGTCTTGGAACTACCTTACGGCAGTGATGAAAGATACACTGCACTATTCTTTCTCCCATATCCAGATGTTTCACTATTCAGTGTCATAGAAAAATTGAAAACAATCACATTGACCACCATATTTAAACTGTTCGAAGCCGAAGAAAAGCAAGACGTGATGGTACAGCTCCCAAGATTCAAGACAagcacaaatttaaataatctaaaagaGCTCTTGTCAGATATGGGGTTGAGAACTATGTTTGACAGTTCTCAAGCGAGCTTCACGAAGATATCTCCTTATGAATTATCAGTTTCAGATTTCTTTCAAAAAGCTGATATAGAGGTCAATGAGGAAGGAACAACAGCGAGTGCCGTTAGTGGAGCAGGCTTCATATCAAGAAGTTTACCGGAAAAATTCACAGCAAATAGACCATTCCTTTATATGATAATAGATAAAGAGATTGAAGTACCACTATTCGCTGGTGCAAACTCAAAACCAAGTGTTTATTAAtgccaaaaattatttaattaaacggcTACTACTTTAGtatattgttttgtatattttaattttatcttcgaaatatataacatattaaatcaaaaaaggtaaaatcatacgatttatttattttacttatttatttatcatatacATGATCTTAAATAGAAAGTAGTTGGtgtggtggaaacacaaactggacacagttAACATAACAGATACATACTTTTACTGATATCTTTTTAGTTTCAAAAGtaatttctaaaataataagaatattttgtaaaacgtaTGACTCGATCGtcacagatattttataaaattatataagtagGTCCCTTTAACGCCCAAgcccaataacctatctccATCCATAATCCACCACCTGtgatagtaatcttaatccaaatgttgtaacaagtgtgccaataaccaatcgacggattgttatagccatctgtcgatacaagctatccgtgggaggtcgtatcggtgtctgtggatagacctttgtatgaaaatgacagttgacgaaagctcgatttcaacagttatttattttaacagattttaacttacaccagtttttaaaataattaaaaaaactgtttgttatgttttaatgtatatttaatgttatttgtacggttttatttactttatttggtttacattgattatcaaatataagtgaaaactcggtaaaatggaacgaaaaagagcattttatccgtccCCAAAAAATGaattgtcttcgtagggtttggttattgggaggcagataggagatcgatcgactgacacggtctgatctcagattgttttccatctgagattgtggattaattattgggttcgggcgtaaaTGTGCCAACGCACACTGCGTTGCGATcgaaatatatcaaaatctaCTTAGCATTAAAgcctaaaacaaaatatttaattacccataatatattattttgattttaaatctaaaagatTACCGTCGTTTTTAACTTCAATAGGAGGCTTATCACTGCGACAGTTAATTACAGGTTAATTCTTTAGAGAAAATCAAGGTTAAATGCGAcgtaatgaataaaataataatggacAATTAAAGCAAAGTAGGTAGGTACCTAGGTGTCGATTATACACAATTAGATGcaaactaaacaaatattatagttatcttttcattgttttatgatttaattcCCAAGCAATGTTTGTCGTTTAAACTTTAGTGCAAATTTatgcaaattatttaaatagttgaAAAAGTCGTACTGATATAAAAACGGACATTTATATAAGAAGACGTGACAACGTGTTAGAAGAATTCTTcccatattatgtaaaattaaactttacatattttgtaaaaaagatattataGATTCGTTACAGCCTGAAACCTCGTGAATTTGTAGCACATAAgctaatactaaataattattgtaaccaGCGAGAgtgttatgaaataaaatagtaaattgaCTATAcgaaatagaattaaattacttCAAAACATATTTGAAGGTGTTAAAATTCTTAAACATTTgattaaaagttatttctgGAGAAACACCTAACTTGTTttcttacaatttatttagagGATTTTACGGACTCTTGAGTTGGTAAcactttaattatttcgaaGTGCTATTAAAACGTTTGACACTTACTGTATACTACAgtacagtttttaatttaactgagTTTACTAAAACATCGAACAGAGTCCAGCCCTGCAAATTGAAATAGAGCAATATACTTGTTGcaaattgcaattttattcaaatactaTGGAATCCTCGACGGCTGCAGAGATTAAGCCTCATCGAAATTGGTAACACTTGAAATACTTTTTTAGACATAAATCAAATTGAACCCTTCGATATTATATTTGCTATTTGGATATAACTAGattaaatatacacaaaaattaagtgactcaagaaataattaatgctTTGTTcgtttatgtataaatattttgatttattacctCTCTTCcaacaaaaaagtattaaacataatttttgcAGTGTGGCTGTAGATAACAACTACTTTTTATCAGCAGaacaaaaacagttttatgtaGAAAATGGGTACCTTGTTATAAAACGGATGTTTGATTTCGATGAATTATACAACTTTAAGTAAGTAtctctttaattaaataggcGTATATTGTGGAATTTAatcagttaaatttaaataaatagatgatATGATATATATCTGATGATACTGATTATGCAGGAGTCTCAGGGACCCTtgattggaacacctccaagtgattTTAGCTGCCGGAAATGCgtcaaagtatttaaaaaaaaattaaaagttttgtgaaatgtattgaaatttgtaaacaatccgccattatctacttttctattggttataagagatgtgacattctcgttttctattggttataagtgatGTGACATTCTCGGTAAATTATTCGGATCGATTATTTtctcatttgttaattttaaagttgaaCCGAATTTAACCATTACTTGTCAaatgtacatacattacattaacTTCATGTTTCAATTAGTGTATGGTTccgaaaaattttaaattattcaaaaagtaCCCAAAACGGAATCAGAGCACCCCAATATCCACGTGGTCTTTTCTGCCTTACTCCtagagtgtatataaataatcggaggcgcggaggaagagcagccacccgctgtaacaaagcacaggcattatgCAAGCCGTAGCGGCTAAGGCTGGACCAAAAAGCCGAGgttgcggaggcttgaataaaatgcctgtgctttggtacgcaagggtggaggggctgcatttcccgtagcgccggagCTGTCAATTATTATctagatcggttaggttaggttagtatattaatatttttataaaataattgttcaacTGAAACTCGAAATCGAATACAAAAGCGGATTCAAAATCGAATACTAAAATTgattttcacttttaaaaaatagattatttttcacattCCCTATTCATTTTATAAACGCAAACGGCCATTTCGAATGTGGATTTTGCCAGAACAGTGTGTGTTCACAGTGATCAAGTGCAAAATATCCGTTAAAAAGCCGTTActttttacgttttttttatttttgcgtGAATGTGCGTTATTTTATTAGCATTTTCTTAAAACTTGgctttacatacatactagACACTGATTTCTTGCGATCATTTTCAGATTTCCGGTAAAATAggtgagattttttttttaatttttttttgtttccggCGTGTAAAATTTGTGGGGGGTGATAACTACACCCCTCCCCCCCTCCTCACTCCCCAGCAACCCCCAATTTGGGTTCATCGTTTTCGAATCGTTATCCTTAAGTTATTCTTTAAGCACGGACATTGTGTGTTACTCAGTGATCATTTTTTCACCTTACAAATTAAGAAATTCTACTTATATTCATTAATGATGGAAATGAAACTATGTTTATTTACTCATAAATTCATGCATTCTCATTACtcctatttattaataatttgaatattaggTAATGAGagtgataaaattttaatttgaataaacattgattattataattgtacaaattgtaagtttattttagattCAACTATCTAATCTTTAGTTAATATCACAACTtagatattgtaatacaaaTAGAATTGTCTAGTTATTTGTTTctattttttgtgcttatatGAAGAGAAATCTTGTGAATGTGTGATTTTAATGATGCTGACAAGAAATTGAAACTTAACCAGAAAATGTtctattatcattattaatgtCCATAGACAGCATTTTATTCGTCTTGCCAAAGGACTGGTGGATAAAGGAAATTCAACAGTAGTTCGTGAGCCTTCTCTTGTCAAGAAGGGGTTGAAAGGAGAGCAGGCCATTAATAAGGTAttctttatgaataaattcctttttaacagatattataaataggtaTGTCACCAACTCACCAAAGCTTAAAAATGCATTCAAAAatgaatcaatattttttatttgtattaattgttcTTGTATTTCTATAAGTATTCAATGTCAAAGTGGTAATTagtttttgtatatacattatacatggGGTAGGCAAATTTTTTGATATACACTAGTAAACAGACAACATGTTGAATTGTTACctccttttgttttttatttattttgtttttgtgattgaATACTTTGATACTTGTTCTAATTTATTACTCAAATCacaatcttatttatttcaaactgttTACAGGTGTTTGGATTTATGCTTGATTTTACTAGAATACGGACCTTATTATTGATAGAATTGTTTTTCACGCTCCACACCTTTATtctgaattaatttaaaattaattttttatgaatttcaGATCCAGGACATCCAGTATGACGATGTTTTTATGACCTATACAGAGAATCCAAAACTGTTGAATGTTGTCTCACAGTTCATTGGTGATAACATACGAGTGATGCATAGTATGTTTATCAATAAACCACCTGGCTGTTCTCATCACCCACCCCATCaggtaattgtaattaatagcTGCGCTGCCCGATCTAACCCGCGTTAGGcgcgtttataataaaactaattaaaaatgactTGGTGTACATTTTAAGCAATTCCATAGAGACCTTTCGCCTAGCAACCTTTGCagtgttaattatttgctattattattacaatgcaaactctttataacgtcttTAGAaaaaactctctataacgtaaaaatgagtggaatttagtattgtcttttattgacataacttatacacatttaaaggaaacaattttttaacggattgaagttatgtattataaatttacaattattttacataattttaaatttaacccacgtttcgcgtgctttggATACGATcgagtcgataccaactccggggaaataaatacagataattcaactttttctacagctgtgatactttttgacattcaacaccttttgtcttcagtcaccgtgaccacgcacgctgtaaagaacgcgaaacgtcggttaaatttaaaattattgtaaatttataatacataaatacataacttcaatccgtcaaaaaattgtttcctttAAATGAGTGgaatttgtttggtttaataCAAAACTCATACATTACTTCACTCTGTCGCAACAGGCATTATctattacgaagaaatattttcatatttagacatcaacaacatacttaagtacAATTGTTTTTACAATTAGCATAAgctaaacaatataaaaaaaactttataaaaaactcACCTAGTCATAAACAGCTttctcgcctttgttattgttaatttaattaacaccATTATTGTTTGATTTCATAGATtgcctgtatatatatataattattgtaattggttaaatttggtTTTTTCTCTTCCCTCCGTATAACGAAAGTCTCTATAACGAACAAATTttctcggtcccttgaaattcgttatgaAAAGATTACACTGTATTTTCTTTTCCCTTGTTATATTCCGACCTAGttgatatttatgtatttatattgtatactagctggcctggcgaacatcgtaccgcctaacagtcgattcttttttttttaaatacttattctgctattcgggacactgGTCTAGCTAGtaggataaaaaaaaagttgataagaAAACAAACCCattttgtcaaaaaattaaaatttaccttcccggaacccctcctcTAACACTTGGACTTTAtgttatggtattaaagttcaaattgacttttaagtattattacgaatattttgtatgggaatacagaaaagtgttgtttttagactttttcactatttttttttttatttttttctctgtaagaaccatcctcgtacttcaaggaatattataaaaatagaatcagacaaatcagTCAggccgttttcatgtgatgtcgtgacaacggaaaacgggtttcatttttatatatatagattcgTGGACGATTGGTGCTACTTATTCGATACAAAGTGCAGGAGTGGTGTTCTGCGATATTGCGGGCTGGATTGTTGGAAACttgcatggatctggttaAGTTCTCATATCATTTTCACACGTGTATACCCATTTTGTATTCTATTTAAACATTTGTGATGTTTGAGAGCGGaagaaaaaattatgatattaaagagaaaagagaataaaaacaactgaaacagaaatatacttttaataggAATATTATCTCCTGGTTCGATTCAGTTTACTAATTAGACTTCCCCATTAACAGGACCTATTCTACTTCCCCTTTCGTCCTGCAGAGAAAATCATAGCGTCATGGACAGCTGTTGATGAAGTCACGAAGGACAATGGCTGCCTCTTCATCGAACCACGGTCTCACAAGTTGAATCATTTGTATGCACATGGGCAATTGCCGGTTAGTATAATTAAAGCGTTttggtttaaatttatttaatctagGGCCAATTAAATCCctagattaaataaatttatcgatTATCAAAGAAGGTCGATTTcctaaagtaattaatttaattattttattaatacgtGCTTATAAAGCCGCGTTTTCACTATGCAAGTGACTTGCATGCAAATTGCAACGTGGAAAAAACGACTTGTAAACAAGTTGCAACTTGCATGCAATTAATGATTATGTTCAAACATGTACACACATGTACAAGCGCATGCGCTCATCTATAGAGGGAAGTGTCCAGGATTACCTTGCAAAAATGAGTGCTAAGTGGAATACagagaaaacaataatatttataattatattttattttaatatttaccacAGCACGTCTTCTACTCATGATAAACACTGTACAACTAGAAGAACTAACTTGTATGCAAGCTGCAAGTTGAACAAAATCGTGTTTCCAATTCAAGTCACTTGCACACAGGTGTGAAGTCATACATGCATGCAAGTACTTGCATAATAAGTCCGTTCTCAATCACCACAAGACATTCAACTATCATTTACAAAAGGGTGCTGAGTTACTTTGGCCATATTGCCAGGAGAGAACCGAATAGTCTCGACAAGTTGGTAATGGTAGGGATGAGGGATGGCTGGAGAAGTCGAGTTCGATCTCCTACCCGTTGGTCTGACcaaattaagatatttatgtCTCACAACATCCCTAAAGCAGGGTCCACACTATGCCGGGGTAGTCCGGGCGGGCTGACCCGGGCGTCCTAAGCCGCGTTGATGTAGACCCCCCGGTCGGCTTTGCCGGGTTAGAAAATGACGGCCCGGGCCGTGCCGAGCCGAACAAAAATTCAGTTTGTTTAAGTAgggttttttattgttcatttTAAGTGATGGAGTGGAATGACGAGCAagtgttaatataaataatagaaataaccCGGTCGGCTTCATTTTCGGTGTGGACATCGTGCCGGCCCGAACGTACCCGCCCGGCTTAGCCCACCCGGGTCAACCCGCCCGGCCTGCCTCGGCATAGTGTGGAC harbors:
- the LOC125053343 gene encoding probable phytanoyl-CoA dioxygenase isoform X2 is translated as MESSTAAEIKPHRNCVAVDNNYFLSAEQKQFYVENGYLVIKRMFDFDELYNFKQHFIRLAKGLVDKGNSTVVREPSLVKKGLKGEQAINKIQDIQYDDVFMTYTENPKLLNVVSQFIGDNIRVMHSMFINKPPGCSHHPPHQDLFYFPFRPAEKIIASWTAVDEVTKDNGCLFIEPRSHKLNHLYAHGQLPDANKLYHGILDKSVFDSSKYVQLEMAPGDTVFFHPLLVHGSGPNITKFYRKSITVHYASGYCQYVDVGGTVQEVAAKDIENEAQRRGFDLSFVDTWRLRSKQVMGARANL
- the LOC125053106 gene encoding serine protease inhibitor 77Ba-like codes for the protein MVIIYSCRSLRVSNNGARVEIVCFKEDTEVSAFYNEKGDQTGDVNLMFVTGNFYQKEVDVIGAQVLELPYGSDERYTALFFLPYPDVSLFSVIEKLKTITLTTIFKLFEAEEKQDVMVQLPRFKTSTNLNNLKELLSDMGLRTMFDSSQASFTKISPYELSVSDFFQKADIEVNEEGTTASAVSGAGFISRSLPEKFTANRPFLYMIIDKEIEVPLFAGANSKPSVY
- the LOC125053343 gene encoding probable phytanoyl-CoA dioxygenase isoform X1, coding for MLCSFMYKYFDLLPLFQQKSIKHNFCSVAVDNNYFLSAEQKQFYVENGYLVIKRMFDFDELYNFKQHFIRLAKGLVDKGNSTVVREPSLVKKGLKGEQAINKIQDIQYDDVFMTYTENPKLLNVVSQFIGDNIRVMHSMFINKPPGCSHHPPHQDLFYFPFRPAEKIIASWTAVDEVTKDNGCLFIEPRSHKLNHLYAHGQLPDANKLYHGILDKSVFDSSKYVQLEMAPGDTVFFHPLLVHGSGPNITKFYRKSITVHYASGYCQYVDVGGTVQEVAAKDIENEAQRRGFDLSFVDTWRLRSKQVMGARANL